The proteins below are encoded in one region of Heliomicrobium gestii:
- the ispE gene encoding 4-(cytidine 5'-diphospho)-2-C-methyl-D-erythritol kinase translates to MRLLAPAKINLALDVLGRRADGYHQVVMVMQTISLVDTVTVTVNEGDTAIRLAGGTEEAPPDRDNLVYRAAHLLSEAAGLSCGVQIHLEKVIPVAAGLAGGSSDAAATVKAMNRLFGLRWSDIDMEALLARLGSDIPFLVRGGTALATGRGEIVHRLPPAPNFWVVLVKPPFGASTPQVYKALGAPALPEPLPWPEAMTPETTPTGTASQRVMAALQAGDYGALLAALGNDLEQVTLEWHPVLKEIKGQLERLGCDRALMSGSGPTILGFTASEATARSVAAAMNEQWGPQQYRVLTARTLEREEADEWSADCCR, encoded by the coding sequence TTGCGTTTGCTGGCGCCAGCCAAAATCAACCTGGCCCTCGATGTGCTCGGTCGTCGCGCCGATGGCTACCACCAGGTGGTCATGGTCATGCAGACGATCTCCCTCGTCGACACGGTGACGGTCACCGTCAATGAAGGCGACACCGCCATCCGCCTGGCAGGCGGGACGGAAGAGGCCCCCCCGGACCGGGACAACCTGGTCTACCGCGCCGCTCATCTCCTTTCAGAGGCGGCCGGCCTGTCCTGCGGCGTTCAGATCCATTTGGAAAAAGTGATCCCTGTGGCGGCGGGCCTGGCGGGCGGCAGTTCGGACGCGGCCGCCACGGTCAAGGCGATGAATCGTCTCTTCGGCCTCCGGTGGAGTGATATAGACATGGAAGCCCTGCTGGCGCGCCTGGGATCGGACATCCCCTTCCTGGTGCGCGGCGGCACCGCCCTGGCGACAGGGCGGGGGGAGATCGTACATAGGCTGCCCCCTGCGCCGAACTTCTGGGTCGTCCTGGTCAAGCCGCCCTTCGGCGCGTCGACGCCCCAGGTGTACAAAGCCCTCGGCGCGCCGGCGCTGCCGGAGCCGCTGCCTTGGCCGGAGGCGATGACGCCGGAGACGACACCGACCGGCACGGCCTCCCAGCGCGTGATGGCGGCCTTGCAGGCCGGCGACTACGGCGCCCTGCTGGCGGCGCTCGGCAACGACCTGGAGCAGGTGACCCTGGAGTGGCATCCGGTCCTGAAGGAGATCAAAGGGCAACTGGAACGGCTGGGCTGTGACCGGGCGCTCATGTCGGGCAGCGGACCGACCATCCTCGGCTTTACCGCGTCGGAAGCGACGGCCCGTTCCGTCGCCGCCGCCATGAACGAACAGTGGGGACCGCAACAATACCGGGTGCTGACCGCCCGCACGCTGGAACGAGAGGAGGCCGACGAATGGAGCGCCGACTGCTGCCGATAA
- a CDS encoding 4Fe-4S dicluster domain-containing protein has product MSERPGGSPHHPYIPKVQHSQNTTSAPLGPGANAPHGSGHSPYDVATCRGGHPCPGGSGCPHLITNPGDLAQRITALLRRQLASRPASSPHNILRVALAGCPNSCSQPQIRDFGLQARAPVDITEAPCLFCGACVDACPERFVELTAAGPHISAGCLACGRCVRACPSGTLRSGAPGWTLLVGGKLGRTPQLAEPIGHGLDDDAVIERITAILTAYLRQEAQGEPIRQGERLRTWLDRTKWEVSPLGSQPGSGKMAD; this is encoded by the coding sequence GTGTCGGAACGTCCCGGAGGTTCCCCACACCATCCATACATTCCAAAGGTCCAACACAGTCAGAACACTACGAGCGCCCCACTCGGTCCGGGCGCCAACGCCCCACATGGCTCCGGCCATTCTCCCTATGACGTCGCTACCTGCCGCGGCGGTCATCCCTGTCCCGGCGGCAGCGGTTGCCCTCATCTGATCACGAACCCCGGCGACTTGGCCCAGCGGATCACAGCGCTGCTGCGTCGGCAGTTGGCTTCCCGCCCGGCGTCATCACCCCACAACATCCTGCGCGTCGCCCTCGCCGGCTGCCCCAACAGCTGTTCCCAGCCCCAGATCCGAGACTTTGGCCTGCAAGCGCGGGCGCCCGTGGACATCACCGAAGCGCCCTGCCTCTTCTGCGGGGCCTGTGTCGACGCCTGTCCGGAGCGGTTTGTCGAACTGACAGCCGCAGGTCCGCACATCTCCGCCGGCTGCCTCGCCTGTGGCCGCTGCGTCAGAGCCTGCCCCTCGGGGACGCTGCGCTCGGGCGCGCCTGGCTGGACCCTGCTGGTCGGGGGCAAGCTGGGCCGCACCCCCCAACTGGCCGAACCGATCGGCCATGGGCTCGATGATGACGCTGTCATAGAGCGGATCACCGCCATACTCACGGCCTATTTGCGCCAAGAGGCGCAGGGGGAGCCCATTCGTCAAGGAGAGCGGTTGCGAACCTGGCTGGACCGGACTAAGTGGGAGGTATCCCCCCTCGGAAGCCAGCCCGGTTCGGGCAAAATGGCCGATTAA
- a CDS encoding flagellar protein FlaG: MNVNAAAVPTPSTSYMTSNAASTVLNSDQNAMTVTEDEREKAEQSAQAAQEAPLSQDALTKMMDDTNAFLESINTDIRFRWHEKAKQMMVEVYDHRNEKVLRTYPPKEFLDTIGKIREYVGAIIDKKV; the protein is encoded by the coding sequence ATGAATGTCAACGCTGCTGCTGTACCCACGCCTTCTACGTCTTATATGACATCCAACGCGGCCTCCACGGTTCTGAACAGCGACCAGAACGCCATGACCGTTACTGAAGACGAAAGGGAGAAGGCGGAGCAATCAGCCCAAGCCGCCCAAGAGGCGCCCTTGTCCCAGGATGCATTGACGAAAATGATGGATGACACGAATGCCTTTTTGGAGTCGATCAACACGGACATCCGGTTCCGCTGGCACGAAAAAGCGAAGCAGATGATGGTGGAGGTCTACGACCACCGGAACGAAAAGGTTCTGCGCACCTATCCCCCAAAGGAATTTTTGGATACGATCGGGAAAATCAGGGAGTATGTAGGCGCGATTATCGATAAGAAAGTATAA
- the yabG gene encoding sporulation peptidase YabG — protein sequence MEDMRVGTIVTRHSYGNDIFFRIAEIWPGEEEPEVRLLGLDVRLEADAPVSDLDTPPLLEIFRYKQRVLLQNYKRIARLVDRRQLSTLPLDDDPTREQQRKLACHMPGSVLHIDGNEEYLELCLETYKQLNIRARGFCYPEKHFPDVVVRHLERYKPDILIITGHDSLVKRTNDTGEAEAYRNSRFFVEAVEAVRKVVDDPDELVIFAGGCQSNFEALLKAGANYASSPDRVMIHALDPVLIAEKVAYTPVHEYVEVQDVLANTISGPEGIGGIKTRGCFRWGNARRIY from the coding sequence ATGGAGGATATGCGCGTCGGGACCATCGTGACCCGTCATTCATATGGAAACGACATCTTTTTCCGCATCGCCGAGATCTGGCCGGGGGAGGAGGAGCCGGAAGTCCGGCTGTTGGGGCTGGATGTGCGACTAGAGGCGGACGCGCCGGTGAGCGATCTCGATACACCGCCGCTGTTGGAGATATTCAGATACAAACAGCGGGTTTTATTGCAAAACTACAAGCGCATCGCCCGGCTGGTCGACCGGCGCCAGTTGTCCACGCTCCCGCTTGATGACGATCCGACGCGGGAGCAGCAGCGGAAACTGGCCTGTCACATGCCGGGTTCGGTGCTGCACATCGACGGCAATGAGGAATACCTGGAGCTTTGCCTGGAGACGTACAAACAATTGAACATCCGCGCGCGCGGCTTTTGTTATCCCGAGAAACACTTTCCGGACGTCGTCGTCCGCCATCTGGAGCGTTACAAGCCCGATATCCTGATCATCACCGGCCATGACAGCCTTGTAAAGCGCACAAATGACACGGGGGAGGCAGAGGCGTATCGCAACTCTCGTTTTTTTGTCGAAGCCGTAGAGGCGGTGCGCAAGGTCGTCGACGATCCCGATGAGTTGGTCATCTTCGCCGGCGGCTGCCAGTCCAACTTCGAAGCCCTCTTGAAAGCCGGCGCCAATTACGCTTCCTCGCCGGATCGTGTCATGATCCATGCCCTGGATCCGGTGTTGATCGCTGAAAAAGTCGCCTATACGCCTGTCCACGAGTATGTGGAAGTCCAGGATGTCTTGGCCAACACCATCAGCGGCCCCGAAGGCATCGGCGGGATCAAGACGAGGGGCTGTTTTCGCTGGGGGAACGCGCGACGGATTTATTGA
- a CDS encoding ATP-binding protein: protein MKAWLDLIDGGNLRRKLEKPLAIEMLDIRTEERFFGDVVIISPTGLGIRSDAPWKQGYRVRLSANLDVIVRGIFGRELDGVRGYDIVEVLRDGIVGQRLSNEEYALLVGEPEQFIDMVCQYMPESVQGAVRGRLLERLEKLQLIDELAVGQIWAYGESGLRSLGRGQLSLPYDFLVCGMQAALADGAAKRDFLAQEGRYYDLHFLPLSPRRGGVVALDITEVVRKERFGRDYERKVYRDVILAATQGRLVLLEEPEMRLLKDEGVLLAEGEVCNPADVRKARSEIKKVLCETVAKMAEQGKTEVGHVTDSPSDTVAAAGRAPVWSDRKVNLFLLCCMEALTNAVKHAGQGGFELRWAQEEKAEPVGMVTAAASDAGTVPCQEKGSPARWHGALRFWVADQGPGIPLEEIPKATLMDRYSTKGSLGSGFYIMLQGLGLYSSAKETPECDGDAKGRLLLHTGVGGTVVGQEWKTIPLHHPPFPSYSYY from the coding sequence ATGAAGGCATGGCTCGACTTGATTGACGGGGGAAACCTGCGGCGAAAGCTGGAGAAACCGCTGGCTATCGAGATGCTCGATATCCGGACGGAGGAACGGTTCTTTGGCGACGTCGTGATCATCAGCCCGACAGGACTCGGCATCCGCAGTGACGCGCCGTGGAAGCAAGGGTACCGGGTGCGGCTGTCGGCCAATCTCGATGTCATCGTCCGGGGGATATTCGGGCGGGAGTTGGATGGCGTCCGCGGCTACGATATCGTCGAGGTGTTGCGGGACGGGATCGTCGGGCAGCGGTTGTCCAATGAGGAATATGCCCTTCTCGTCGGAGAGCCGGAGCAATTCATCGATATGGTCTGCCAGTATATGCCCGAATCGGTGCAGGGCGCTGTGCGAGGGCGACTGTTGGAGCGGCTGGAGAAGCTGCAACTGATCGACGAACTGGCGGTGGGGCAGATTTGGGCCTACGGGGAAAGCGGCTTGCGATCGCTGGGCAGGGGCCAATTAAGCCTTCCCTATGATTTTTTGGTTTGCGGTATGCAAGCGGCCCTGGCCGACGGAGCGGCCAAACGGGATTTTCTCGCCCAGGAGGGGCGCTATTACGACCTGCACTTTCTGCCCCTGTCTCCCCGGCGGGGCGGTGTGGTCGCCTTGGACATCACTGAGGTGGTTCGCAAGGAACGTTTTGGTCGCGACTATGAACGGAAGGTGTACCGCGATGTGATCCTGGCGGCGACACAGGGGAGACTGGTTTTGCTGGAAGAGCCGGAGATGCGCCTGTTGAAGGATGAAGGAGTGCTGTTGGCGGAGGGGGAGGTTTGCAACCCTGCCGACGTGCGAAAAGCGAGGAGCGAGATCAAAAAGGTCTTATGCGAGACCGTAGCCAAAATGGCGGAACAGGGCAAGACGGAAGTGGGCCATGTCACCGACAGCCCCTCCGACACCGTTGCTGCGGCAGGGAGAGCGCCGGTTTGGTCGGACAGAAAGGTCAACCTGTTCCTCTTGTGCTGCATGGAGGCGCTGACGAATGCGGTGAAGCATGCCGGTCAGGGAGGCTTTGAACTGCGTTGGGCGCAGGAAGAAAAAGCGGAGCCGGTGGGAATGGTAACAGCGGCGGCGAGCGACGCAGGGACGGTTCCTTGTCAGGAAAAGGGAAGCCCTGCCCGATGGCACGGCGCGCTGCGGTTTTGGGTTGCCGATCAGGGGCCGGGGATCCCCTTAGAAGAAATACCGAAGGCCACACTGATGGATCGCTATTCGACCAAAGGATCCCTGGGTTCAGGTTTTTATATCATGTTGCAGGGACTCGGCCTGTACAGCAGCGCGAAAGAGACGCCGGAATGCGACGGAGACGCAAAAGGACGGCTGTTGCTGCACACCGGAGTGGGCGGCACCGTTGTCGGGCAGGAATGGAAGACGATTCCCCTGCACCATCCTCCGTTCCCCTCATACTCATATTACTGA
- a CDS encoding PP2C family protein-serine/threonine phosphatase gives MALRRQNYPIRPSLVHAMAQSYPYPIIVFFSDARLPWLNRAADDFLRHFKGDTPDSQLVGVATWLQLDIDRYRDSTDITILRKQLPDGGETPKPGQVRKTQGTSDGWALVEATMAPLRGENGFEGVIATLRGMTTSAADAAVAPADATPAASPSAGQEAHRGGALAETPAKPAGSARETHREKDDRLAANLLHLMRPADWSLPGRWQIVGRSMAARALGGDYYDIIPIQGGSKIVLVIADVMGKGVRAALQMVMVRQVIRQATTRYQDTGGTVEAIQRGLYRDLAQSNTFVTLLYAVLDVASGRFTYVNAGHYPPLRVRDGKAEFLPGKGPALGLQERAVYPVLMESLRPGDGLLLFTDGLVDSRTAEGGRIGKDGLIRAVEAVSRETPEAPLPQGEQAAAQATGGKMASGSQTGRAKGLLDGVFETARAFPEDAAQWDDMTAVGLWREG, from the coding sequence GGCCATCGCTTGTCCATGCCATGGCCCAGAGTTACCCATACCCGATCATCGTCTTCTTTTCCGATGCCCGGTTGCCCTGGCTGAATCGGGCGGCTGATGACTTTTTGCGTCATTTCAAGGGCGATACGCCCGATTCCCAACTGGTCGGCGTGGCCACCTGGTTGCAGTTGGACATCGACCGCTATCGTGACAGCACAGACATCACGATCCTGCGGAAGCAACTGCCGGACGGGGGGGAGACACCGAAGCCGGGCCAAGTCCGGAAGACGCAGGGAACATCAGATGGGTGGGCCCTTGTCGAGGCAACGATGGCGCCCCTGCGGGGAGAAAACGGTTTTGAGGGCGTCATCGCCACTCTGCGGGGGATGACGACGAGCGCAGCCGATGCGGCGGTGGCGCCGGCGGATGCAACACCTGCGGCGTCCCCTTCGGCAGGGCAAGAGGCGCATCGGGGGGGAGCGCTGGCAGAAACGCCGGCCAAGCCGGCCGGATCGGCCCGTGAGACCCACCGAGAGAAGGATGACCGGCTTGCGGCGAACCTGCTTCACCTGATGCGTCCGGCTGACTGGAGTCTCCCGGGCCGCTGGCAGATCGTCGGACGGAGTATGGCGGCACGGGCCTTGGGGGGAGATTACTATGACATCATCCCCATCCAGGGCGGCAGCAAGATTGTCCTGGTCATCGCCGATGTGATGGGCAAAGGGGTCCGGGCTGCCTTGCAGATGGTGATGGTGCGACAGGTGATCCGTCAGGCGACGACGAGATACCAGGACACCGGTGGAACGGTCGAGGCGATACAACGGGGCCTGTATCGTGATTTGGCGCAGTCGAACACCTTTGTAACCCTGCTTTACGCCGTCCTCGATGTGGCCAGCGGTCGCTTCACCTATGTCAATGCAGGCCATTATCCGCCCCTGCGCGTCCGTGACGGGAAGGCGGAGTTTTTGCCGGGGAAGGGACCGGCCTTGGGGCTTCAGGAGCGGGCCGTCTATCCTGTGTTGATGGAGTCGCTGCGGCCGGGGGACGGGCTGTTGCTCTTTACCGACGGCCTGGTCGATTCGAGGACGGCCGAAGGAGGGCGGATCGGGAAGGATGGCCTGATTCGAGCCGTCGAAGCGGTTTCGAGAGAGACGCCGGAGGCGCCGTTGCCCCAAGGCGAACAGGCTGCCGCCCAGGCGACAGGCGGGAAGATGGCTTCCGGCTCTCAAACCGGGCGAGCAAAAGGGCTGCTGGATGGGGTTTTTGAAACAGCGAGGGCTTTTCCCGAAGATGCCGCCCAGTGGGATGATATGACCGCCGTCGGGCTATGGAGAGAGGGATAA